The Brockia lithotrophica genome includes the window GCTTTACGAGACGCATGTCCACGGGGCCGTCCCCCGCCTCGCCTTCGTAAATGAGGAGCGGTGCCTTCTTGGCCTTTTGCATGCGCGCGAGAATATCTAACCCTCTACGTCCGCGATTTCGCTTAAGGACGTCGGCGGAATCGGCGATGTGCTGAAGTTCCTCGAGAACAAAGAGGGGAACGAGGAGCACGCCCTCAAGAAATCCCGTGTCTAAAATGTCCGCAATGCGGCCGTCGATGATCACGCTTGTGTCCAAAATCTTTATGCTCGCCTTGGACCGTTCGGCGAGCGCCGCCCGGTCTTCCCGATCTTTTTCTCGCTCGCGTCCGCGTTCGCGTGCGCGTCCGACTTGAAAGAAAGCGAAGAGTTCGTCTTTTTTGCTCGCCCCTACTTTAAATCCGAGGTACCCCAAAAAGACGGATAAGAAAATGGGCACGAAGAGATTCAACACGGGAACTTCTTTGAGGGGCCAGTACAAAAGGAGAGAAACGAGAAGACCGACAAAAAGTCCGGCAATCCCGGTCAGGAGGTCGCCCGCCGGGATGCGGGTGAGCGCCTCCTCGAGGCGAAGAACCCCGCGTTCAAAGGGAGAAGCCAAGAGGAAGGAAATCCCGAGAAAAAGAAGCCCGCCTACCCCCGCACCGACGAAGGGGGCATATACGGTGTTTACCGGCTCCCAAAACTGAAAAAGCGTCGTCACGAAATACCCGAGTGCACCGCCCAAGAGGACCATGAAGAGTTGAAAGGCGCGACGCATCAGCATGTGAAGGATCACCTCCCGATACACATTGTGGGCGGTTTTCTCGCGCCCAAAACCCTACGGCCTCCCCTTTTGCGGATCGGGAGTCTCCGCAAGTTTGTATACGCCTCACTCTCCGAGACACACCCAGCCTTCGATCCATGCTCCCGCCTGCTCGAAATCTACGGAAAGCACGAAGGCAACTTCACTTACGAGAATTTGCCGGGCAAGCTCGTAGATCTTCCGTTCTCCTGCGGACAATCCCCTCCGTTTATCCCTTCGATGGAGTGTCCGAAACACGCTGGCCACCTCGAACAGGTCGCCCGTCCGAATCCGTTCCTGGTAGCTCCGTTGCCTGTGGCTCCACTGTAAGGACTCTTCCTCGTCCGGGGCGCTCAAAATCTCCGGGAGCACGTCCACCTTGGAACGATCGACGACTTCCCGTACTCCGAGGCTTTCCACACGGTCCACGGGAAACATGACCTTCATCGAACCCAGGGGAAGGTAGACGATGTAATACGCCTTG containing:
- a CDS encoding PIN/TRAM domain-containing protein, with product MMRRAFQLFMVLLGGALGYFVTTLFQFWEPVNTVYAPFVGAGVGGLLFLGISFLLASPFERGVLRLEEALTRIPAGDLLTGIAGLFVGLLVSLLLYWPLKEVPVLNLFVPIFLSVFLGYLGFKVGASKKDELFAFFQVGRARERGREREKDREDRAALAERSKASIKILDTSVIIDGRIADILDTGFLEGVLLVPLFVLEELQHIADSADVLKRNRGRRGLDILARMQKAKKAPLLIYEGEAGDGPVDMRLVKLAKKLGASILTTDFNLNKVCELQGIPVLNVNDLANALKPIVLPGEELTVQIIRDGKEEGQGVAYLEDGTMIVVEDGKAHMGERVAVVVTSVLQTSAGRMVFAKPKLYEKAL
- a CDS encoding CarD family transcriptional regulator, which codes for MFRVGDRVVYPLHGAGIVEGIEEKELMGERKAYYIVYLPLGSMKVMFPVDRVESLGVREVVDRSKVDVLPEILSAPDEEESLQWSHRQRSYQERIRTGDLFEVASVFRTLHRRDKRRGLSAGERKIYELARQILVSEVAFVLSVDFEQAGAWIEGWVCLGE